One part of the Candidatus Borreliella tachyglossi genome encodes these proteins:
- the radA gene encoding DNA repair protein RadA — MARSKDKEIYKCLNCGYKSLKWLGKCPECSSWESLESYTERKSEYEGNLNLSKSEILSLRDLKQIDNIKHSTGIEEFDRVLGSGIVLGSAILISGDPGIGKSTFLLQISNTISLAGKNVLYLAGEESIPQIKLRANRLNLFADILITNEINVDSLMGMLENIELDFMVVDSIQTLHSKEVQGGLGGISQLKYCVYKLGEWAKSKDITLFLVGHITKDGILAGPKIIEHMVDAVFYFEEAEKSLRMLRATKNRFGTINEIGIFEMTSLGLVEVKDPSSIFLEKKEEVSSGIAIGIINKGSRVLFVEIQALIAKTGMNISRIFSEKVDSKKISRILAVLSKYLNLNFNNDDVYVNVSGGLKIDDIEIELAVLVALFSAKTNIIVSQDLIFTGEISLSGGIKVSSNIEGKVLSARKAGFKSVLGANLRGSHYDGYEEVGKVLDIVKRLVKDSEIRNNRNNLFKNLNTKNKV, encoded by the coding sequence ATGGCTAGAAGTAAAGATAAAGAAATTTATAAGTGTTTAAATTGTGGCTATAAGTCTTTAAAATGGCTAGGGAAGTGTCCAGAGTGTTCAAGTTGGGAAAGTTTAGAATCTTATACTGAACGCAAATCTGAATATGAGGGGAATTTAAATCTTTCAAAAAGTGAAATACTATCTTTGAGAGATTTAAAGCAGATTGACAATATTAAGCATTCAACAGGCATTGAAGAGTTTGATAGAGTTCTTGGCTCTGGTATTGTACTTGGTAGTGCAATTTTGATATCAGGAGATCCTGGAATTGGAAAGTCAACTTTTTTACTTCAAATTTCTAATACTATCTCACTTGCTGGTAAAAATGTGCTTTATCTTGCGGGTGAAGAGTCAATTCCACAGATTAAATTAAGAGCAAATAGACTTAATCTTTTTGCTGATATATTGATAACTAATGAGATAAATGTTGACTCTTTAATGGGAATGCTTGAAAATATTGAGCTTGATTTTATGGTTGTTGATTCTATCCAAACTTTACATTCAAAAGAAGTTCAGGGTGGACTTGGAGGTATATCTCAATTAAAGTATTGCGTTTATAAGCTTGGAGAGTGGGCAAAAAGTAAGGATATAACTTTATTTTTGGTAGGCCATATTACCAAAGATGGTATTTTAGCTGGACCAAAAATAATAGAACATATGGTAGATGCTGTTTTTTATTTTGAAGAAGCAGAAAAATCTTTGCGTATGCTTAGAGCAACTAAAAATAGATTTGGCACTATTAATGAGATAGGTATTTTTGAGATGACAAGTTTAGGTCTTGTTGAGGTTAAAGATCCTTCTTCTATTTTTTTGGAGAAGAAGGAAGAAGTATCTTCAGGAATTGCTATTGGAATTATTAACAAGGGAAGTAGAGTTTTATTTGTCGAGATACAGGCTTTAATAGCAAAGACAGGTATGAATATTTCTAGAATTTTTTCAGAAAAAGTAGACTCTAAAAAAATATCAAGAATCTTAGCTGTTCTTAGCAAGTATTTAAATCTTAATTTTAATAATGATGATGTATATGTTAATGTTTCTGGAGGCCTTAAAATTGATGATATAGAAATTGAACTTGCTGTTTTAGTTGCGTTATTTTCGGCCAAGACGAATATCATTGTAAGTCAAGATCTAATCTTTACAGGTGAAATTTCGCTTTCAGGAGGAATTAAAGTATCTTCTAATATTGAAGGTAAGGTTCTCTCTGCTAGGAAGGCTGGATTTAAGAGTGTCTTGGGCGCAAATTTAAGAGGCAGTCATTATGATGGCTATGAAGAGGTAGGTAAGGTTTTAGATATTGTTAAGAGATTAGTAAAAGATAGCGAGATAAGAAATAATAGAAACAATTTATTTAAGAATCTTAATACAAAAAATAAAGTTTAA